In Tsuneonella amylolytica, one genomic interval encodes:
- a CDS encoding gene transfer agent family protein — protein MNPHRGEAALVVGGTARTLRPTFAALVAAEEELGPLFALVERAGEGRLRLSEMAALFWHCLEDPGGTPREAIGEAVAEAGLAACARPLRALLGAILQGRTATGPG, from the coding sequence ATGAATCCGCACCGGGGCGAGGCCGCGCTGGTCGTGGGCGGGACGGCGCGCACCTTGCGTCCCACGTTCGCAGCGCTGGTCGCGGCGGAAGAGGAACTGGGCCCGCTGTTCGCTCTCGTCGAGCGCGCGGGTGAGGGCCGGCTGCGCCTGTCCGAGATGGCCGCTTTGTTCTGGCACTGCCTCGAAGACCCGGGGGGCACGCCGCGCGAAGCGATCGGCGAGGCGGTGGCGGAGGCCGGCCTTGCCGCCTGCGCCCGGCCGCTGCGCGCGCTCCTCGGCGCGATCCTCCAGGGCCGGACCGCGACGGGCCCGGGGTGA
- a CDS encoding DUF3168 domain-containing protein, with translation MEDLLRPALLDWLRAAPAPLDALTAIEEEVPPRATPPWLAIVASASADWSVKDRRGREIRIAIELNSRADDPRADAPLVSALDRRIEALPRAQEGFEIASIAFLRARTERRPANARATLMEYRFRCLEPQTENQP, from the coding sequence ATGGAAGACCTGCTGCGCCCCGCGCTGCTCGACTGGCTGCGCGCTGCGCCGGCCCCGCTCGACGCGCTGACCGCCATCGAGGAGGAGGTGCCCCCGCGGGCCACGCCGCCCTGGCTCGCCATCGTCGCCAGCGCGAGCGCCGACTGGTCCGTCAAGGATCGGCGGGGCCGCGAGATCCGTATCGCCATCGAACTCAATAGCCGCGCGGACGACCCGCGCGCCGATGCCCCTCTCGTCAGCGCGCTCGACAGACGGATCGAGGCGCTGCCACGCGCGCAGGAAGGCTTCGAGATCGCCTCGATCGCATTCCTGCGCGCGCGCACCGAACGGCGCCCGGCGAACGCCCGCGCAACGCTGATGGAATACCGTTTCCGCTGCCTCGAACCCCAAACGGAGAACCAGCCATGA
- a CDS encoding phage tail assembly chaperone, whose amino-acid sequence MSGTDIFGAAALTLSALAARALGWRPGEFWSATPAELAACLADPAAPPPPLGRADLARLMEMDSGGGPDGHG is encoded by the coding sequence GTGAGCGGGACCGATATCTTCGGCGCAGCGGCCCTGACGCTCTCGGCGCTCGCCGCCCGGGCGTTGGGCTGGCGACCGGGCGAGTTCTGGTCGGCGACCCCGGCGGAGCTTGCCGCCTGCCTCGCCGATCCCGCCGCGCCGCCGCCCCCGCTCGGCCGCGCCGACCTTGCACGACTGATGGAAATGGATTCCGGAGGAGGGCCCGATGGACACGGTTGA
- a CDS encoding DUF2460 domain-containing protein yields the protein MAFWLAKERRGQESDWIQRFDPRFWTVNFPRPMMASVVTTGPDSLRVDCEFHNSGELAGLIWASEDRLDHPLAAYAIDRDYSRTTLRFRWRSGGIVPLDAVNGPTLTIEGRDAAGMARAWYVRLWNYAVGTPEDAVVDLPFSTLESGFVLPGEAVHPADIDRMFISLVPPGYVPGGTAPLAARADGWAELTDIVCDGDRAMLEIGDVLVPPHGVGIATAYDDAFDQTPARLIRMAQALGYRGALVHYVGMSHFFRLGADGLALTDGTLCAPAAAWHRSFFAECVRSGFEPIVSLSFELLARHCPDDWQQRAWDGAPGRTGWDPPSALLSPANPQARAWLQAVATRFVALMREQGLPVRFQIGEPWWWIDTRGAPCIYDDAMRTGLDGETDQVKNVRAELTPSQQDSLARAARQLGGATLALRDAVRAAAGGGAEVMLLLFMPTVLDTGSPALQTLNLPWEWESPAFDRLQLEDYDWLTGGAEALRHRALQYVDARFGYARSQQDYLAGFVLDAADAAAFWPRIDAAIDHALYDRRVGRAFVCAAPQIARDGYTRLAPTKETDVQPFDDVLYPLALGRDAGVSPEFSTSVAVTASGHERRNSLWSDARLRFDVGPGVRSEAELGTLIAFFRARRGPARGFRLSDPFDHSSNGMTGAPTPTDQFVGVGDGLSAAFQLAKRYGPGPEPQVRPITRPRAETVRVSVDGEETSAFALEPGGIMRLATTPADGAVVRAGFLFDVPVRFAEDRLDVSGATFAAGEAPSVPLVEIRETPGLPL from the coding sequence ATGGCATTCTGGCTGGCGAAAGAGCGGCGCGGGCAGGAATCGGACTGGATCCAGCGGTTCGACCCGCGGTTCTGGACCGTGAACTTCCCGCGCCCGATGATGGCGTCGGTGGTCACCACCGGTCCGGATTCGTTGCGGGTGGACTGCGAGTTCCACAACTCGGGCGAGCTTGCCGGACTGATCTGGGCAAGCGAGGACCGGCTCGACCATCCGCTCGCCGCCTATGCGATCGACCGCGACTATTCGCGCACGACCCTGCGCTTCCGCTGGCGATCGGGTGGGATCGTGCCGCTCGACGCGGTGAACGGACCCACGCTCACCATCGAGGGGCGCGATGCGGCGGGCATGGCCCGGGCCTGGTACGTCCGCCTGTGGAACTACGCCGTCGGTACGCCCGAGGACGCGGTCGTCGACCTGCCGTTCTCGACATTGGAAAGCGGGTTCGTGCTGCCCGGAGAGGCGGTGCATCCGGCCGACATCGACCGGATGTTCATCAGCCTCGTGCCGCCCGGCTACGTTCCCGGCGGCACCGCACCGCTGGCCGCGCGCGCCGACGGGTGGGCCGAACTCACCGACATCGTCTGCGACGGGGATCGCGCGATGCTCGAGATCGGCGACGTGCTCGTACCCCCGCACGGGGTCGGCATCGCAACCGCCTACGACGACGCATTCGACCAGACGCCCGCGCGTCTGATCCGCATGGCGCAGGCTTTGGGCTATCGCGGCGCGCTGGTTCACTACGTCGGGATGAGTCATTTCTTCCGCCTCGGCGCGGACGGACTGGCGCTGACGGACGGCACGCTATGCGCCCCCGCGGCCGCATGGCATCGCAGCTTCTTCGCCGAATGCGTGCGATCGGGATTCGAGCCGATCGTTTCGCTGAGCTTCGAGCTTCTGGCCCGGCACTGCCCCGACGACTGGCAGCAGCGCGCATGGGACGGGGCGCCCGGCCGGACCGGCTGGGATCCGCCCTCGGCGCTGCTGTCGCCCGCGAACCCGCAGGCGAGGGCCTGGCTGCAGGCGGTGGCCACGCGGTTCGTCGCGCTGATGCGGGAACAGGGCCTGCCCGTCCGGTTCCAGATCGGCGAACCGTGGTGGTGGATCGATACGCGCGGCGCACCCTGCATCTACGACGATGCAATGCGGACCGGACTGGATGGCGAGACCGACCAGGTGAAGAACGTGCGTGCCGAGCTCACGCCTTCGCAGCAGGACTCCTTGGCAAGGGCCGCGCGCCAACTGGGCGGGGCCACCCTCGCCCTGCGTGACGCTGTGCGCGCGGCAGCGGGTGGGGGCGCGGAGGTCATGCTGCTGCTGTTCATGCCGACCGTCCTCGATACCGGGTCTCCCGCTCTCCAGACGCTCAACCTGCCGTGGGAGTGGGAAAGCCCGGCGTTCGACCGGTTGCAGCTCGAAGACTACGACTGGTTGACAGGCGGGGCCGAGGCGCTGCGCCACCGGGCGCTGCAATATGTCGATGCACGGTTCGGTTACGCCCGTTCTCAGCAGGACTACCTCGCCGGGTTCGTGCTCGATGCCGCCGATGCCGCGGCGTTCTGGCCGCGGATCGACGCCGCGATCGACCACGCGCTTTACGACCGGCGCGTCGGCCGTGCGTTCGTGTGCGCCGCGCCGCAGATCGCCCGCGACGGCTACACCCGCCTCGCCCCCACCAAGGAGACTGACGTGCAGCCCTTCGACGATGTGCTCTATCCGCTGGCGCTGGGCCGCGATGCCGGGGTGAGCCCGGAATTCTCGACCAGCGTGGCGGTAACGGCGTCAGGGCACGAGCGCCGCAATTCGCTGTGGAGCGATGCGCGCCTGCGGTTCGACGTGGGCCCGGGCGTGCGTTCGGAGGCCGAGCTGGGAACGTTGATCGCCTTCTTCCGCGCACGGCGGGGTCCCGCGCGCGGGTTCCGCCTGTCCGATCCGTTCGATCACAGTTCGAACGGGATGACGGGCGCGCCCACCCCGACCGACCAGTTCGTCGGCGTCGGCGACGGCCTGTCCGCCGCCTTCCAGCTCGCCAAGCGCTATGGTCCCGGTCCGGAGCCGCAGGTTCGCCCGATCACCCGGCCGCGCGCCGAAACCGTGCGCGTGAGCGTGGACGGCGAGGAAACGAGCGCCTTCGCGCTCGAGCCGGGCGGGATCATGCGTCTCGCAACCACGCCCGCCGACGGGGCCGTCGTGCGCGCCGGGTTCCTGTTCGACGTCCCGGTGCGCTTCGCCGAGGATCGCCTCGACGTGAGCGGCGCGACCTTCGCTGCCGGCGAAGCCCCTTCGGTCCCGCTCGTCGAAATCCGCGAAACGCCCGGGTTGCCGCTGTGA
- a CDS encoding tail tape measure protein: MDTVDELLVEVRASTQGFGRDIAAMRATFDGTLVDGFEKAGGVLERGLLSAIRSGSLGFEDLKRVGLSVIDQIANQALHSGLDKLFGGGGGGGAGGGIGGGIGSLLGGLLGLPGRATGGPVSPGRPFLVGERGPELFVPTSAGRVEAGPVRAARDVRVSISLAAPRGAPAPIALRRSSRQVASAVRRSLVEF, translated from the coding sequence ATGGACACGGTTGACGAACTGCTGGTGGAAGTCCGCGCGAGTACGCAGGGCTTCGGCCGGGACATCGCCGCGATGCGCGCGACCTTCGACGGCACGCTCGTCGACGGCTTCGAAAAGGCCGGCGGCGTGCTCGAACGCGGCCTGCTCTCGGCAATCCGCAGCGGCAGCCTGGGGTTCGAGGATTTGAAGCGCGTAGGGCTGTCGGTCATCGACCAGATCGCGAACCAGGCCCTCCACTCGGGTCTCGACAAGTTGTTCGGCGGCGGCGGAGGGGGCGGGGCCGGCGGCGGAATCGGTGGGGGGATCGGCAGCCTGCTCGGGGGCCTTCTCGGCTTGCCCGGGCGCGCGACCGGCGGGCCGGTCAGCCCCGGGCGCCCCTTCCTCGTCGGCGAGCGAGGTCCGGAGCTGTTCGTCCCCACGAGCGCGGGGCGCGTCGAGGCCGGGCCGGTCCGCGCCGCACGCGACGTGCGCGTATCGATCAGCCTTGCCGCCCCGCGCGGCGCCCCCGCCCCGATCGCACTCCGCCGGTCGAGCCGGCAGGTGGCGAGCGCCGTGCGGCGTTCACTCGTGGAGTTCTGA
- a CDS encoding head-tail connector protein: MQRTIVAPAEMPGAALDELKQWLGIRTGAVGDDAMLVALLRAALETCEAFTGSVPLACGIEEVLPATADWRALSSKPVIAIVGLDGIAAEGARFALAADAYEADIEADGTGRVRVTSQGSAGRVAVRLTAGLAPAWELLPGAVRHGIVRLAAHHWRDRDGGSDAAPPAAVAALWRPWRRMRL; encoded by the coding sequence ATGCAGCGGACCATTGTTGCGCCCGCGGAAATGCCGGGCGCCGCTCTCGACGAACTGAAACAGTGGCTGGGCATCCGGACCGGTGCCGTCGGCGACGATGCAATGCTTGTGGCCTTGCTGCGCGCGGCGCTCGAGACCTGCGAGGCGTTCACCGGATCGGTGCCGCTTGCCTGCGGGATCGAGGAAGTGCTGCCCGCCACCGCCGACTGGCGCGCGCTGTCTTCCAAGCCGGTGATCGCGATCGTGGGGCTGGACGGCATTGCCGCCGAGGGCGCGCGGTTCGCGCTGGCGGCGGACGCCTACGAAGCCGACATCGAGGCGGACGGCACCGGCCGTGTCCGGGTGACCTCCCAGGGCAGCGCGGGCCGCGTGGCGGTGCGCCTCACCGCCGGTCTCGCCCCGGCGTGGGAATTGCTGCCCGGCGCGGTGCGGCACGGCATCGTCCGGCTGGCCGCGCATCACTGGCGGGACCGCGACGGCGGCAGCGATGCCGCGCCGCCCGCCGCGGTCGCGGCGCTGTGGCGCCCGTGGCGGCGGATGCGGCTGTGA
- a CDS encoding phage major capsid protein, whose amino-acid sequence MDILVSSPAAQTVSAAGPLADPLGQSFDIVARQDAAETEIKALRTDMDEVKSRLDRVGRAAQRPVIGTETASPEVKGFVDGYLRAGRTTELKSLNTVVPADGGYAVPREIDAMIARELTEISPIRSIAQVVQTGSSGYRKLVSTGGTASGWVSETAGRPETDAPSFAEIAPPSGELYANPAASQAMLDDAAFDLESWLASEIAMEFARAEGAAFVHGSGANMPKGFLSSPVSAIGDGTRPFGTVQYVGTGDDAGFGAEPEARLIDLVHTLRAGHRQGASWVMNSATLAEVRKLKTADGAFLWQPGLVDGQPDRLLGYPVVEAEDMPDATNGAFPIAFGNFRAGYLIAERSATSILRDPFTHKPFVHFYATKRVGGQVLDSAAIKLLRIEA is encoded by the coding sequence ATGGATATCCTCGTTTCCTCGCCCGCCGCACAGACCGTGTCGGCGGCCGGACCCCTTGCCGATCCACTCGGCCAGAGTTTCGACATCGTCGCCCGCCAGGACGCTGCCGAGACCGAGATCAAGGCGCTGCGCACCGACATGGACGAGGTGAAGAGCCGCCTCGACCGGGTCGGCCGCGCGGCCCAGCGACCCGTCATCGGCACCGAGACCGCCAGCCCCGAAGTGAAGGGCTTCGTCGACGGTTACCTCCGCGCCGGCCGGACGACCGAGCTCAAATCTCTCAATACCGTCGTCCCCGCCGACGGCGGCTATGCCGTCCCGCGCGAGATCGACGCGATGATCGCCCGCGAGCTGACCGAGATCAGCCCGATCCGCAGCATCGCGCAGGTCGTCCAGACCGGCAGCAGCGGGTACCGCAAGCTCGTCAGCACCGGCGGCACCGCCTCGGGCTGGGTGAGCGAGACCGCCGGCCGGCCCGAAACGGATGCGCCGTCCTTCGCCGAGATCGCGCCGCCTTCGGGCGAACTCTACGCCAACCCAGCGGCAAGCCAGGCGATGCTCGATGATGCGGCCTTCGACCTCGAAAGCTGGCTGGCGAGCGAGATCGCGATGGAGTTCGCCCGGGCCGAGGGCGCGGCGTTCGTACACGGCAGCGGCGCGAACATGCCGAAGGGGTTCCTGAGCTCGCCGGTCTCCGCGATCGGTGACGGCACACGGCCCTTCGGCACGGTGCAGTACGTCGGCACCGGCGACGACGCGGGCTTCGGCGCCGAGCCGGAGGCGCGGCTGATCGACCTCGTCCATACACTGCGCGCCGGGCATCGCCAGGGCGCGAGCTGGGTGATGAATTCGGCGACGCTGGCCGAGGTCCGCAAGCTCAAGACCGCCGACGGCGCGTTCCTGTGGCAGCCGGGCCTCGTGGACGGGCAGCCCGACCGCCTGCTCGGCTATCCGGTCGTCGAGGCCGAAGACATGCCCGATGCCACCAACGGCGCGTTCCCGATCGCCTTCGGCAACTTCCGCGCCGGCTACCTGATCGCGGAACGTTCCGCCACGAGCATCCTGCGCGATCCCTTCACGCACAAGCCGTTCGTCCACTTCTACGCGACCAAGCGCGTCGGCGGCCAGGTACTCGACAGCGCGGCGATCAAGCTGCTGCGCATCGAGGCGTAG
- a CDS encoding DUF2793 domain-containing protein has protein sequence MTDPVSYPAATPRFGFPLLFPGQIQKEAFVNAALTRADMLLHPVVEGESAEPPAGVAEGQCWLISTGALGDFAGHDGQIACKQSGAWLFAAPSDGMTMHDRSTGQTVTYIGGWQRPATPALPTGGSVVDVEARAAIETVVFALQQAGFFAQN, from the coding sequence ATGACCGATCCCGTTTCGTATCCCGCCGCCACCCCCCGCTTCGGCTTCCCCTTGCTGTTTCCCGGGCAGATTCAGAAGGAAGCGTTCGTGAATGCCGCGCTCACGCGCGCGGACATGCTGCTGCATCCGGTCGTGGAGGGGGAGAGCGCCGAACCACCCGCGGGAGTCGCCGAAGGGCAATGCTGGCTTATATCCACCGGCGCGCTGGGCGATTTTGCGGGGCATGACGGGCAGATCGCGTGCAAGCAGTCGGGCGCCTGGCTTTTCGCCGCCCCGTCGGACGGAATGACGATGCATGATCGCTCGACCGGCCAGACGGTGACGTACATCGGCGGCTGGCAACGACCCGCTACCCCGGCACTCCCGACCGGTGGGAGCGTCGTCGACGTCGAGGCGCGCGCAGCGATCGAAACTGTTGTATTCGCGCTACAGCAGGCCGGATTCTTCGCGCAAAACTGA
- a CDS encoding HK97 family phage prohead protease → MSAQPALRFAGYAALFGVADAARDTILPGAFARTLAERRDPIPLFWQHRPDQRIGWIEHAAEDRRGLRVVATIDNPDGRAGAMLRANAVNGLSFGFRTRAARHSPGGRSLQDVDLVEVSLVTHPLQHGARVHLLVPDHAPNSTPQER, encoded by the coding sequence ATGAGCGCCCAGCCGGCCTTGCGCTTCGCCGGTTACGCCGCGCTGTTCGGAGTGGCCGACGCCGCCCGCGACACCATCCTGCCCGGCGCCTTCGCGCGCACGCTGGCGGAGCGCCGGGACCCCATCCCGCTGTTCTGGCAGCACCGGCCCGACCAGCGGATCGGCTGGATCGAACACGCCGCGGAGGATCGCCGCGGCCTGCGGGTGGTTGCGACGATCGATAACCCCGATGGCCGCGCCGGTGCCATGCTGCGTGCCAATGCGGTGAACGGCCTGAGCTTCGGCTTCCGCACCCGCGCCGCCCGCCATTCGCCGGGCGGTCGCAGCCTGCAGGACGTCGACCTCGTCGAGGTCAGCCTCGTTACCCACCCGCTCCAGCACGGTGCGCGGGTTCATCTCCTCGTTCCCGACCACGCCCCGAACAGTACCCCCCAAGAAAGGTAG
- a CDS encoding phage major tail protein, TP901-1 family, producing MTAQTGAAFLLKIGDGSQPPAYATVAGLRTTQMSINGDTVVITHKDSGGWRELLSGAGTRSVSVSASGIFLGSEAEAAVRGHALGGTIADYELSFEDGERMRGRFLVQRLDYAGDFNGERTYTLQLESSGAVLPA from the coding sequence ATGACCGCCCAGACAGGCGCCGCCTTCCTGCTCAAGATCGGCGACGGCAGCCAGCCGCCCGCCTACGCCACCGTCGCCGGGCTGCGCACAACGCAGATGTCGATCAACGGCGATACCGTCGTCATCACCCACAAGGACAGCGGCGGCTGGCGCGAACTGTTGTCGGGCGCGGGAACGCGTTCGGTCTCGGTATCCGCGAGCGGCATCTTCCTCGGCAGCGAGGCGGAAGCCGCGGTGCGCGGCCACGCGCTCGGCGGGACGATCGCCGACTACGAACTGTCGTTCGAAGACGGCGAGCGAATGCGTGGGCGTTTCCTCGTCCAGCGGCTCGACTATGCCGGCGATTTCAACGGGGAGCGGACCTACACGCTGCAGCTGGAAAGCAGCGGCGCGGTCCTGCCCGCATGA
- a CDS encoding DUF2163 domain-containing protein: protein MSRVFLATELEGVATFWRIYRRDGTTLGFTGHDRDLAFGGIVHRAAPGMLPSAIRRTAGLDGDSAEMEGALAHDAIDGEDLAAGRFDGARVEVGAVDWETLDHAVLYNGTIGAVARSGGAFTAGLASAKAALEINPVPRTSPTCRAAFCGPECGLSASRFTHTATLVSAEPDAARVRFDQAGDGASFVSGSLRWLDGPYAGMAMDIAEADETGGLVLDAELSDNLMAGTRAILREGCDHTIATCTARFANAANFRGEPFLPGNDLLARYPSS, encoded by the coding sequence GTGAGCCGGGTGTTCCTCGCCACCGAACTCGAGGGCGTGGCGACGTTCTGGCGCATCTACCGCCGCGACGGCACGACGCTGGGCTTTACCGGGCACGACCGCGACCTCGCCTTCGGCGGGATCGTGCACCGCGCGGCCCCCGGCATGCTGCCGAGCGCGATCCGCCGGACCGCCGGTCTGGATGGCGACAGCGCCGAGATGGAAGGCGCGCTTGCCCACGATGCGATCGATGGTGAAGACTTGGCAGCGGGCCGCTTCGACGGCGCGCGGGTGGAAGTCGGCGCGGTCGACTGGGAAACGCTGGACCACGCCGTGCTCTACAACGGGACGATCGGCGCGGTCGCGCGGAGCGGCGGCGCCTTCACCGCCGGACTCGCATCCGCCAAGGCCGCGCTCGAGATCAATCCTGTGCCGCGCACCAGCCCGACCTGCCGGGCGGCGTTCTGCGGCCCCGAATGCGGATTGTCGGCGAGCCGTTTCACCCATACGGCGACGCTGGTTTCGGCCGAACCCGACGCGGCGCGCGTGCGGTTCGACCAGGCCGGCGACGGCGCTTCCTTCGTGTCCGGCAGCCTGCGATGGCTCGACGGGCCATACGCAGGGATGGCGATGGACATCGCCGAAGCCGACGAGACCGGCGGCCTCGTTCTCGATGCCGAGCTGTCTGACAACCTCATGGCCGGCACGCGGGCGATCCTGCGCGAAGGCTGCGACCATACCATCGCCACCTGCACGGCGCGCTTCGCCAACGCGGCGAACTTCCGGGGCGAGCCGTTCCTGCCCGGCAACGACCTGTTGGCGCGGTATCCCAGTTCCTGA
- a CDS encoding GTA baseplate fiber-binding domain-containing protein encodes MATLLLTAVGTMVGGPIGGAIGAIAGRSIDGAIVGGSKREGPRLRELSVTTSSYGQPIARLHGRMRAAGTIVWATDLAEHKSTSGGRKGQPSTSSYSYTTSFAVALSSRPIAFIGRIWADGNLLRGAAGDLKVAGSMRIHTGHGDQRPDPLIAAAEGEACPAFRGCAYVVFEDLALEEFGNRIPALTFEVLADEQPVDIAALVAPLGGLVAGEGTLGGLAGFANEGGPLVSTLASLDALYPLACDAGGECLTIGTEASIPGDVPMLPPPGLGWDEDDDTGTAADDGAREVRGDADRERPEALRYYDVARDYQPGVQRPAGRTAPGRTATIEFPGALAADDARALADEAARRSGWRRDALSYRIAELDPALAPGRDVRVPGRPGIWRIEGWEWRARGVELELVRRNPRTLSAPAGTAGALPAPADVGTGPTVLAFFEAPPADTEPDSPTLFAAASGGGAWSGAALFVDRAGELLPIGGTGRERATMATLSAPLDVSHAILFEPDAQIEVELTAPSEGFVPATLAALTMGANRLLVGGEVVQFAEAADLGLGRWRLRGLLRGRGGTESAARAGHPAGTFAVLLDDAIVALDRGVVGSDPGSTIAAIGKGDDQPVYAVLANPGLGRRPPAPVHPRSTTLAGGGLEFAWTRRARGAWNWPDAVDAPLVEETEAYLVGLGPVDAPVAEWSVSVPLLSIPAPEAATLGAAHGGRALWVRQVGRYGLSDPLLLTRLP; translated from the coding sequence ATGGCCACGCTCCTCCTCACCGCGGTCGGCACGATGGTCGGCGGTCCCATCGGGGGCGCGATCGGCGCGATCGCCGGTCGTTCGATCGATGGCGCCATCGTCGGCGGCAGCAAGCGCGAAGGCCCGCGGCTGAGGGAACTCAGCGTCACCACATCGAGCTACGGCCAGCCCATCGCGCGCCTTCACGGCCGGATGCGCGCGGCCGGCACGATCGTGTGGGCGACCGACCTTGCCGAACACAAGTCGACCAGCGGCGGCCGGAAGGGGCAGCCGTCGACCAGCAGCTATTCCTACACCACATCGTTCGCGGTGGCTCTCTCCAGCCGGCCTATCGCGTTCATCGGGCGCATCTGGGCCGACGGCAACCTGCTGCGGGGCGCGGCCGGCGACCTCAAGGTGGCGGGCTCGATGCGCATCCATACGGGGCACGGCGACCAGCGGCCCGACCCCCTGATCGCCGCAGCCGAAGGCGAAGCGTGCCCGGCCTTTCGCGGCTGCGCCTATGTCGTGTTCGAGGACCTTGCGCTGGAGGAGTTCGGCAACCGCATCCCGGCGCTGACATTCGAGGTCCTGGCCGACGAGCAACCAGTCGATATCGCGGCGCTGGTGGCACCGCTCGGGGGCCTCGTCGCCGGCGAAGGCACGCTCGGCGGATTGGCGGGGTTCGCCAACGAAGGCGGGCCGCTGGTCTCGACGCTCGCATCACTCGACGCGCTGTATCCGCTCGCCTGCGATGCGGGCGGCGAATGCCTGACGATCGGAACGGAGGCTTCGATCCCCGGCGACGTGCCGATGCTCCCGCCGCCCGGACTGGGGTGGGACGAGGACGACGATACGGGAACAGCCGCGGACGATGGCGCGCGTGAGGTACGCGGCGATGCCGACCGGGAACGGCCCGAGGCGCTGCGATATTACGATGTCGCCCGCGACTACCAGCCCGGCGTGCAGCGACCGGCCGGACGCACTGCGCCGGGACGGACCGCCACCATCGAGTTTCCGGGTGCCTTGGCCGCCGACGACGCGCGCGCACTGGCCGACGAGGCCGCACGGCGCAGCGGATGGCGGCGCGATGCCTTGTCCTACCGCATCGCCGAACTCGATCCCGCGCTCGCGCCGGGGCGCGATGTGCGGGTGCCCGGCCGCCCGGGCATCTGGCGCATCGAGGGGTGGGAGTGGCGCGCCCGCGGCGTCGAACTGGAACTCGTCCGCCGCAATCCCCGCACGCTCTCCGCCCCCGCCGGCACTGCCGGCGCGCTCCCTGCGCCGGCCGATGTCGGGACCGGACCCACTGTCCTCGCCTTTTTCGAGGCACCGCCGGCCGACACGGAGCCCGATTCGCCCACGTTGTTCGCCGCGGCGAGCGGCGGCGGCGCGTGGAGCGGCGCGGCGCTGTTCGTCGACCGGGCGGGCGAACTCCTGCCCATTGGCGGCACCGGGCGCGAACGCGCGACGATGGCGACACTGTCCGCTCCGCTCGATGTGTCGCACGCAATCCTGTTCGAGCCGGATGCACAAATCGAAGTCGAACTGACTGCGCCGTCGGAAGGGTTTGTCCCGGCGACCCTCGCGGCTCTGACGATGGGCGCGAATCGTCTGCTGGTCGGCGGCGAGGTCGTCCAGTTCGCCGAAGCGGCCGACCTCGGCCTCGGGCGCTGGAGACTGCGCGGATTGTTGCGCGGGCGCGGCGGGACCGAGTCGGCGGCGCGTGCTGGACATCCCGCAGGAACCTTCGCGGTTCTTCTCGACGACGCCATCGTCGCGCTCGATCGTGGAGTGGTCGGGAGCGATCCGGGGTCGACCATCGCGGCCATCGGAAAGGGCGACGACCAGCCCGTCTATGCGGTCCTCGCCAATCCCGGCCTCGGTCGCCGTCCGCCCGCGCCCGTGCATCCGCGCTCAACGACGCTTGCCGGCGGAGGCCTGGAATTCGCCTGGACTCGCCGAGCACGGGGCGCGTGGAACTGGCCCGACGCGGTGGATGCGCCGCTGGTCGAGGAGACCGAAGCCTATCTCGTGGGGCTGGGCCCTGTCGATGCTCCGGTCGCCGAGTGGTCGGTTTCGGTACCATTGCTTTCGATACCGGCACCGGAAGCCGCCACACTTGGCGCCGCCCATGGCGGTCGTGCGCTGTGGGTGCGCCAGGTCGGCCGGTACGGCCTTTCAGACCCGCTGCTTCTCACCCGCCTTCCATGA